The DNA window ATCATCATCCCCGATACTGCCAAGGAGAAGCCGCAGCAGGGGGAAGTAATTGCGGTCGGCCCTGGCAAGGTGAGTGAATCTGGGCAGAAGATCCCGATGGAGGTGAAGAAAGGCGACCGTGTGCTGTACGGTAAGTACTCCGGCACAGAGGTAACCGTGGACGGCGAGGATCTGCTCATCATGCGCGAAAGCGACATTCTCGCTATCATCTGATCGGAGTGAGAACGTGGACCGCTGTATAACTGATGGGAGGTAAGGCAATGCCAAAGATCATGAGTTTCAATGCAGAAGCAAGGGCGGCGATCAAACGCGGTGTGGATAAGCTGGCGGACGCGGTGCGTGTGACGTTGGGACCGAAGGGACGCAATGTGGTCATTGATAAGAAGTTCGGCGCCCCGACCAGCACCAAGGACGGCGTGACGGTAGCAAAGGAAATCGAGCTCGAAGACCCCTTTGAGAATATGGGCGCTCAGCTGGTAAAGGAGGTCGCCTCCAAGACCAGCGACGTGGCCGGCGACGGTACTACCACGGCCACTATCTTCGCGCAGGGTATTTTCCATGAGGGAATGAAGAATGTGACCGCGGGCGCCAATCCGGCCCATCTGAAGCGTGGCATCGACATGGCCGTGGCGGCAGTGGTCGAGGAGATCAAGCGCCTCAGCAAACCCCTCCCGGGCAAGACTGAGATTGCCCAGGTGGGTGCCATCTCCGCCAACAATGATAAGAGCATTGGCGACCTGATTGCCGATGCCATGGAGAAGGTTGGCAAAGACGGTGTCATCACCGTCGAAGAGGCCAAGTCCACTGAGACCACCCTCGAGGTCGTCGAAGGCATGCAGTTCGACCGTGGCTACATTTCGCCCTACTTCGTCACCGACCCGGACAACATGGAGGCAGTGCTGGAGGAGCCGCTGATCCTTATCCACGACAAGAAGATCAGCGTCATGAAGGACCTGTTGCCCGTGTTGGAGAAGGTCGCGCAGATGGGGCGTTCGCTCCTGGTCATTGCAGAGGACGTTGAGGGCGAGGCTCTGGCCACCTTGGTGGTGAACAAGCTGCGTGGCACCCTCAAGGTCGCTGCGGTGAAAGCCCCTGGTTTTGGCGATCGTCGTAAGGCAATGCTGGAGGATATCGCCATCCTGACCGGTGGCAGGGTCATCTCCGAAGAGGCTGGTTTCAAACTGGAGAACGCCACCATCGGCGATCTTGGCCGGGCCAAGCGGGTGACCGTGGACAAGGACAACACCACCATTGTCGAAGGCGGTGGCGATCCGGCGGCCATCAAGGGACGCATTGCCCAGATAAAGAAGCAGATCGAAACTACTACTTCAGACTATGACCGCGAGAAGCTGCAGGAGCGTCTTGCCAAGCTGGCCGGTGGTGTGGCTGTGCTCAATGTTGGCGCCGCCACTGAGGTGGAGATGAAGGAAAAGAAGGCCCGCGTTGAAGACGCTCTCCACGCCACCAGAGCGGCGGTCGAAGAGGGCATCGTGCCCGGTGGC is part of the Calditrichota bacterium genome and encodes:
- the groES gene encoding co-chaperone GroES — its product is MNIKPLADRVVIKPIEPEEKKQGGIIIPDTAKEKPQQGEVIAVGPGKVSESGQKIPMEVKKGDRVLYGKYSGTEVTVDGEDLLIMRESDILAII
- the groL gene encoding chaperonin GroEL (60 kDa chaperone family; promotes refolding of misfolded polypeptides especially under stressful conditions; forms two stacked rings of heptamers to form a barrel-shaped 14mer; ends can be capped by GroES; misfolded proteins enter the barrel where they are refolded when GroES binds), whose amino-acid sequence is MPKIMSFNAEARAAIKRGVDKLADAVRVTLGPKGRNVVIDKKFGAPTSTKDGVTVAKEIELEDPFENMGAQLVKEVASKTSDVAGDGTTTATIFAQGIFHEGMKNVTAGANPAHLKRGIDMAVAAVVEEIKRLSKPLPGKTEIAQVGAISANNDKSIGDLIADAMEKVGKDGVITVEEAKSTETTLEVVEGMQFDRGYISPYFVTDPDNMEAVLEEPLILIHDKKISVMKDLLPVLEKVAQMGRSLLVIAEDVEGEALATLVVNKLRGTLKVAAVKAPGFGDRRKAMLEDIAILTGGRVISEEAGFKLENATIGDLGRAKRVTVDKDNTTIVEGGGDPAAIKGRIAQIKKQIETTTSDYDREKLQERLAKLAGGVAVLNVGAATEVEMKEKKARVEDALHATRAAVEEGIVPGGGVVFIRALPALDKLKVEGDEKVGVDIVRRVLEEPVRQIAENAGWEGSIVVQKVKEGEGAFGFNAETEKFEDLMKAGVIDPTKVARVALQNAASVAGLMLMTEAVIAEKPEKEKSTPSMPPGSDMY